In Papaver somniferum cultivar HN1 unplaced genomic scaffold, ASM357369v1 unplaced-scaffold_96, whole genome shotgun sequence, a single window of DNA contains:
- the LOC113346165 gene encoding uncharacterized protein LOC113346165 isoform X3 codes for MYNSRVTVSDCALKMGKSTSGGGDSSSLLMPGVKSDDRSRERKPRKIRCPAIAKTPDELEASFIQLYAAYSEAAAHNKEEGEFADCEKKLIEMIFQGRAAVAKTASSSRELIIWVSAAIREYPDNKVHFVNAGGIEAMIKLLQDGQKLGDYIYGSAIVALDIVKDCLAASDKFENDDLELGIAIFPASMDMVSLLNLLHV; via the exons ATGTATAATTCTAGGGTTACGGTCTCAGATTGTGCACTAAAGATGGGTAAGTCAACGTCCGGCGGTGGCGATTCATCATCTCTCCTTATGCCTGGGGTTAAATCAGATGATCGATCTAGAGAGAGGAAACCCCGCAAAATCAGATGTCCTGCTATCGCTAAAACACCAGATGAACTTGAGGCATCCTTCATACAACTATACGCTGCTTACAGCGAAGCAGCAGCTCATAATAAGGAGGAGGGTGAATTCGCTGATTGTGAAAAGAAACTTATTGAG ATGATTTTTCAAGGAAGAGCAGCTGTAGCAAAAACCGCGAGCAGTTCCAGGGAACTGATTATTTGGGTATCAGCAGCAATAAGAG AATATCCGGACAACAAAGTGCATTTTGTCAATGCTGGAGGAATCGAGGCAATGATTAAACTTTTACAGGACGGGCAGAAATTGGGTGATTATATTTATGGATCTGCGATTGTGGCACTTGATATAGTGAAAGATTGTCTTGCTGCTTCTGACAAGTTTGAGAATGATGATTTGGAATTGGGCATTGCAATATTCCCTGCTTCCATGGATATGGTAAGTCTCTTAAATTTATTACATGTCTGA
- the LOC113346165 gene encoding uncharacterized protein LOC113346165 isoform X2 — MYNSRVTVSDCALKMGKSTSGGGDSSSLLMPGVKSDDRSRERKPRKIRCPAIAKTPDELEASFIQLYAAYSEAAAHNKEEGEFADCEKKLIEMIFQGRAAVAKTASSSRELIIWVSAAIRGTKWDAKVCAVGFLHTLLMNYTENRLLLGTDTLPAVVDALSSLIMSPEEEKTEKQKRKEEEEDLPLTLFGCLFFLLEYPDNKVHFVNAGGIEAMIKLLQDGQKLGDYIYGSAIVALDIVKDCLAASDKFENDDLELGIAIFPASMDMVSLLNLLHV; from the exons ATGTATAATTCTAGGGTTACGGTCTCAGATTGTGCACTAAAGATGGGTAAGTCAACGTCCGGCGGTGGCGATTCATCATCTCTCCTTATGCCTGGGGTTAAATCAGATGATCGATCTAGAGAGAGGAAACCCCGCAAAATCAGATGTCCTGCTATCGCTAAAACACCAGATGAACTTGAGGCATCCTTCATACAACTATACGCTGCTTACAGCGAAGCAGCAGCTCATAATAAGGAGGAGGGTGAATTCGCTGATTGTGAAAAGAAACTTATTGAG ATGATTTTTCAAGGAAGAGCAGCTGTAGCAAAAACCGCGAGCAGTTCCAGGGAACTGATTATTTGGGTATCAGCAGCAATAAGAGGTACCAAATGGGATGCAAAAGTGTGTGCTGTGGGTTTTTTACATACTCTTTTGATGAATTATACGGAAAATAGACTTCTATTGGGAACGGACACCCTACCTGCTGTTGTAGATGCTCTTTCATCTCTTATTATGAGtcctgaagaagaaaaaacagaaaaacaaaaaagaaaagaagaagaagaagacctgCCTTTGACtttgtttggttgtttatttTTTCTATTAGAATATCCGGACAACAAAGTGCATTTTGTCAATGCTGGAGGAATCGAGGCAATGATTAAACTTTTACAGGACGGGCAGAAATTGGGTGATTATATTTATGGATCTGCGATTGTGGCACTTGATATAGTGAAAGATTGTCTTGCTGCTTCTGACAAGTTTGAGAATGATGATTTGGAATTGGGCATTGCAATATTCCCTGCTTCCATGGATATGGTAAGTCTCTTAAATTTATTACATGTCTGA
- the LOC113346165 gene encoding uncharacterized protein LOC113346165 isoform X1 yields the protein MYNSRVTVSDCALKMGKSTSGGGDSSSLLMPGVKSDDRSRERKPRKIRCPAIAKTPDELEASFIQLYAAYSEAAAHNKEEGEFADCEKKLIEVIRGFRNLKIVYSNVRQFFRQVLDLKKAVPLMIDLLKYDKCGKRLASCILITFEELTHVAFQVPSQEIQVGKLVKSLVEMEALEVFVSTLGKISEDDDLRAVQTIAQMIFQGRAAVAKTASSSRELIIWVSAAIREYPDNKVHFVNAGGIEAMIKLLQDGQKLGDYIYGSAIVALDIVKDCLAASDKFENDDLELGIAIFPASMDMVSLLNLLHV from the exons ATGTATAATTCTAGGGTTACGGTCTCAGATTGTGCACTAAAGATGGGTAAGTCAACGTCCGGCGGTGGCGATTCATCATCTCTCCTTATGCCTGGGGTTAAATCAGATGATCGATCTAGAGAGAGGAAACCCCGCAAAATCAGATGTCCTGCTATCGCTAAAACACCAGATGAACTTGAGGCATCCTTCATACAACTATACGCTGCTTACAGCGAAGCAGCAGCTCATAATAAGGAGGAGGGTGAATTCGCTGATTGTGAAAAGAAACTTATTGAGGTAATCAGAGGTTTTAGAAATCTCAAAATAGTTTATAGTAATGTTCGTCAATTTTTTCGTCAGGTTTTAGATCTTAAGAAGGCTGTTCCATTGATGATTGATTTATTGAAATATGATAAATGCGGGAAGCGTTTAGCTAGTTGTATTCTTATTACTTTCGAAGAGCTAACTCATGTGGCATTTCAAGTTCCTAGTCAAGAGATACAAGTTGGCAAATTGGTTAAATCTCTAGTTGAAATGGAAGCCTTGGAAGTATTTGTTTCTACTCTTGGTAAGATTTCTGAAGACGATGATTTACGAGCAGTACAAACTATTGCGCAGATGATTTTTCAAGGAAGAGCAGCTGTAGCAAAAACCGCGAGCAGTTCCAGGGAACTGATTATTTGGGTATCAGCAGCAATAAGAG AATATCCGGACAACAAAGTGCATTTTGTCAATGCTGGAGGAATCGAGGCAATGATTAAACTTTTACAGGACGGGCAGAAATTGGGTGATTATATTTATGGATCTGCGATTGTGGCACTTGATATAGTGAAAGATTGTCTTGCTGCTTCTGACAAGTTTGAGAATGATGATTTGGAATTGGGCATTGCAATATTCCCTGCTTCCATGGATATGGTAAGTCTCTTAAATTTATTACATGTCTGA